The stretch of DNA GGCGGCCAGGCGGCCCATTCATCGAGCAGCCGCGCGGTCTGAACCGTCAGATGGGCGGTCGACAGCACACAATATCGCCCCTGCTCGATCGTCTCTGCCACAACGGTCTGAAGATGCGAGGCAGGAACAAGGCGGACCCGGTCCTTGATGTAACTTTCCGAAGGATGCCGGTCGAAATAGGCGGCTATGACCTCGCCGTCGTCCAGACCTTCAGAATCGCGCTCGTCACCGATCTCGCTCCACCATTCGCGGCAGAATGCCGCGATTTCTGCATCAAGGGACGCGCCATCCACCGCCACATGGAGGTTGGTCCCATGCCTGTGCTCAATCGCGGCGGCATGGATGTCTATCGGCCAGGGAAGGGACGAAAGGCTCAAAGCATCTTCACAAACCCCGATATCCTCGATCAAGGCGGCAAGGGCTGCGGCATCAAGGTCATCGGGCGTTTCAAGCGCTGCGCGCGCTCTGGCAAGCAGGGCAAGGTGATCGCGGTAACTCGCACAGGCAGGCGTGGAACCAACCGGGCCAGCCAGCGTCTGAACCTCTTCCACAGCACTTGACGCGGGGGTCTTCTCCCGGATCACAGGATTTCGAGGGTCCGACCAATCGATCGTCTCGACGATCCAACGGGGCACAAAGTCCCAATCGAAGGACAGAGGATAATCGTCTTCGCTCGCAGCCCAGGCGGCTTCGAGGGCATCCACCCAATTGACCACAACATAGCGCAGAGCCGACGTTCCCAGCGCGTCGAAGGATTTGCGCATCACCAGCGCCCGAGCGATTGCGTCAGGATCGGTGGTCGGACGATCGCGCAATTCGAGGATCGCTTCCCACAGGCAAGCGGCAGTCTCGAGATGGGATAGCGTATATTGTGCCATGGAGATAATTCCTCAGGCAGGCAGCGCAGCGCGCGCGGGCTCGGTAGCCGATGGGATCGACAACCATCGGCCCTTCGATCCGGAAAGAGCGAAGGACAAATGCCACGCCAGGCGCTGCGCTGACCGCGCCAGAATGAAAGGGCGCGCAGCTTCCGGATCAGACCGACCGAACGGTAGCAGCCCGGCGGAGACCCGGAATCCGCACGTTATCGTAAGCGCTGCCGACAGAAAGCTCGAGCGCCTGCAATTGCGCGGTGAACCAGGTGGTGGCCCGAACCGTGTAGGTTTCGGTGGCGAAGGGATCATCGTCGCTGAAAAAGGCGACATCGACGGTGAAGGATTGCAAAGGAATGGTCAAATGGGCGCGCATGGCGGCCTCCTTTCATGACAGATCATGACAAGGGCCATCCCGGCGCATCAGGCCGGAATGGGAAGCGAAAGGCAGGAAAAGCGGGAGAAGAACGGCGGGGTCAGAGCGCCTGTTCGAGCAGCTTCTTCGCCTTGCCTTCAAGTTCGAGCCGGCTGTCCTGATGCGGACGGGAACGCGCAACCGCCGTGATCCCCTGGACGAAGTCATAGAGGCTTTCGGGCGGGTGGCCCTCCTCGGCCAGTACGGTCTGGATGACTTTCGCCGTCTCGGCTTTGGAGAACCCCCTTCGGCGCAGAAACGTCTCGCGATCTTCGTCCTTGCGGGCAACGATGCGTTCGCGCGCAGCCTTGATGCCGGTGATGAAATGCTGCGGCGAGGAATCCGCGAAATGCTCCAGCGCGGGCGCTGCCTGATGGGCGAACCGGGCGGCGGCGAATTTCGAGTGACGGATGTTCACTTCCTCGAAATTTTCCAGCCCCCACAGGCACCGGTTGGCACATACGCCGCGCAGATAAAACGTCGCGATGCCAAGGGTTTTCGAGCCGACCTCGCTGTTCCAGGCGTAAAACCCGCGAAAGTAGAGATCCGGCTCGCCATTGGGCAATTTGCCCGCTTCGATAGGATGGGTGTCATCGACCAAAAACACGAACACATCCCGGTCCGAGGCATAGAGCGTCGTCGTTTCCCTGGTGATATCGACGAACGGGTTGTAGGTCATGCTCGACCATTGGATCGTCCCAGGAACTTTCCAGCGCGTATCGCCGACCCCATCACCGGCAAAAGCCATGATGGCCTGCACCAGTTCATGGTCCCAGATCCGCCCATAATCGGGGCCGGTCGCCGCGCGCAGTTCAGTGCGGCCGCCGTCTGTCTGCAGCAATTTTACCTGTTCGTCGCGATGGGTCATGAGGCCATGCTGGAGGTTGATCCCGGCAAGGGCAGCCGGAAGCTGGCGCAAATAGGAGGCAGGCGCGCCGACAAGGCTGGCCATCTGGCCAAAGGACCAGTTGGTCGGGGCAATCGGGCGCTCGTCACCCGGCGCCATCAGCATCAGGCGTTCGGGATTGTCGCTTTTGGCTTCAACCCGGATCGAACGGCTTTCGACGATGCGGGTGGAGGCCCGGTCAGCCCGCAGGCGCACGCTGTCATGGAGCGCGGAGAGCGAGAGGAATTTCTCATCATCGGGGCGTGAGAACCATTCAGATGATACCCGGCGGCTCATGCCTCCGCGTGACACATCGATACGATAGGGAGCCGACACGCCGGACGTGTCGCTCATGGGCTCAAGAGTCGCCATGGAAACTGTCTCCTTGAGATGCAGGGTGACAGGAACGCCATCGCTCCTGCCGCCCGCCTCACTCCCCCTCACCCCTTTCTATCGAGGCCCGTTCGCAAATCATGACCGCGACACGTCCCGTTACTGGACCGAAGCAATCGCCCGGAGGATTTCAACTACCTGATTGGGCGGCAAAAACAGCCTAGTCTTGAAGGCAAGAACCTCGCTGAACGCGCCGCAGGACTTGAGCCAGTTGCGGCGTTCAGGAGGATAGTCGCGGATTTCGAGGCGGTGGCTGCCGTTCACCAAGGCCGTTACCAGTCTGGCTCCTTCCAGCCCGGGGATTGCCACGCCTTCCACCGCTTCAGCGCCGCGCAGCAGCTCATCAGGTGTCAAAGCAAGAGCGCTGCCGTCCAGACCGAAGGCCTCCTGAAGCTTTCCAAGCGTGCGGGGATGGATGATGCGACCAAGAATCGTGACCTTCGCGCCATCATCGATCCGCCATACCCGGACATCGTCACTGGGCAATTTGTGCCAGACGGGCAAAAGGAGGCCGGTTGCGACATGGACGATTTCGATCTCAACCTGGGTCAAGGCCTCCTGACACTCCGCTTCCCATAGGGTCTCAAATTTATCGGGCTCGATAGAAGCCCAATGGCTCGCGGTCAGATCGGCCTCGCTTATGCGTGAGGAACCGGTCGGCCGCTCGAGCGATAGCATGGCAACGACACGCCCCTCCTCATCGGTGATCGACCATGAAGGCACCGCCAGAGCAACGCGTCCCGACCGCGCATTGCGCAAGAAGGCAACGCCCTCGCGGTTTCCCCAAATCCGCATCAGCCGGGTCCACCTCGTCACCCGAGGTTTGAGGTGCAACTCGAGATGGAGCAATCGGGTCTCGGCGCCGGTGCGCGGATCGGTCCGCAAACACTGGTCGGTCAATATGACGATCCTCTCGGCCCGGATCGTCTCGACGCCGACATCGAGCGTACCTGCCTCACGCGCGGCATCGGCCCGGGCCTGGATCAGGCCCATATATTCCTCGAAGATAGCGTCCTGAACCGCGATACGCAGCGCCAACAGCCTGTTCAGCCAACGCTGGATCGGTGGCAACCGTTCGAGCAGAATGCCTTCATCATCGACCAGTTTAAGACCGGTCATTTCCTGAAACGCGGCCAGTCTGACACTGGTCAGCTTGCCGCCGTGGAGTAGCCGGTACCACTGGGAGAGAGCCTCGCGTGCCAGGTCACTTTCCAGATTGTCCGATGGATCGAACATTCCCTGCCCTCCAGTCTGGCGCTGCCCGCGGGTCAGCGCGCCAAGACTGTCCAGCCGCCGCGCAATCGTCGAGATGGCACGCCGCTCACCTTTGCAATCGGTCACCACCGGGCGAAAGACCGGGGGAAAGGTCTGATTGGTGCGGTGGCTGCGCCCAAGTCCCTGGATCGCAACGTCAGCTCGCCAGCCCGGCTCGAGCAGGAAGTGGATGCGGCGTTTGTTCGCCGTTTTGCAAGATCGGTCCGCGTGATAGGAGCGTCCAGTGCCTCCGGCCGAACTGAAGACCAGGATGGGCTTGGTACCATCCATGAACAGGCTGGTTTCAGCAAGATTGGCCCGGGCGCTGCGTCTCTCAATGGCCTGCCCACCATCGGGTCTGACGACAAGGCGGCGCGAGCGGCCGGTGACTTCGGCAACGCGGTCGGTGCCAAAGTGGGCGATCAGCGTGTCGAGCGCGGCGGGCACCGCCGGCATGGCGCAAAGTTGCTCGATCAGTTCTTCACGTGCGGCGAGTGCTTCCTGGCTAAGCACAGGCTCGCCCAAAGCATCGACCATCGGTTCGGACTTGTCGGCGCCATCGCTCGTGCGGAACACCGCCATCTGGCGGACGGGAAAGGCATGGCGCAGATATTCGACAAGGATCTCGAGCGGCGAGACATCGAGAGACAGGTTGGCCCGTTCCTCTGCGGGCAGTTCGGCAAGCCGCCGCTCGAGAATGGCCTCGGCGGTTGTCACCAGCTGGATAACGGCGACCTGCCCCTTTGCGATTTCCTTTTCGATCTCGGGCAGCAGCGTCGGCATTTTCATGGCCACCAAAAGAGCCAGCCAAAACCGCTGTTTGGAACTTTCGAACCGGCTGAGCGCCGATCCCTTGGCGCGGGAATTGAGGGTCGCGCCCGATATGCGATCGACGATGTTTGTCGCCTTGAGCACCGATTCGAGATGCCGATGCACGATGGCCCATGCGTCCGCGAAGGCATCGTAAATGGCGATCTGCTCGGAGGTGAGCTGATGAACCAGCGGCTCATACTCGACACCGGCAAAGCTCAGAGCCCGCGCCGTGTACAGACCCATGGCTTTGAGGTCGCGAGCCACGATTTCCAAGGCAGCCACGCCGCCTTCCTCCATGGAAGACAGGAACAGATCGCGATCCGCAAAGGCGGTGCCCGGCCCCCAAAGGCCGAGACGAGAGGCATAGCTCAGATTTTCCGGCTTCGTCGCCCCGGTAGCTGATGCATAGAGCACGCAGGCTCGGGGCAAAGCATTTTGCAGGCGAACACCGGCCAACCCTTGCTCGGAGCCGCGCGCAGAACCAAACTCACTATCCGTGCCGGCAGCGTTGCCCATCTCATGGGCCTCATCGAAAACCAGGATCCCCTCGAAGTCCTCGCCTGCCCAGGCAATAATCTGTTGCAGCCGCGATTGCTTGTCATGGCGAGCGGACCGGAGGGCCGCATAGGTGAGAAACAAGATCCCGCTGGTCATGGTGATCGGGCTTCCAGGCGGAAAACCGTCGATCGGCTGGATATCGATGGGCAGCCCGCCCAGAGCGGAATGGTCTCTTCTGGCATCTTCTAAGAGGGCGGTTGAGCGACTCACCCAGATAGCCTTGCGATACCCTCGGTTCCAACGGTCGAAGATGCAGGCCGCCACCTCCCTTCCCTTGCCCACACCGGTGCCGTCACCGATGAAGAAGCCGGTGCGATAGATATGGCCATCGGCACGCTCTTCGAGGCGGTCGCCCGCGCTGTTGGGTAAAAACCGCCCGGGCAGATCGCGCGAGAATGCCTCGCCTGCAAGGATGACGGTTTCGAGTTGAGCATCCGACAGCGCTCTTATCGCGCGGCGCTGGAGCAAGGGGCGATGCATCGGCGCGGGCGGCGGGATCGACGCCATGGCGATCGATTCGACAAGATCGTCGGGATGCGACGCCACCTCGGGGATCGCAATCCGT from Novosphingobium humi encodes:
- a CDS encoding DUF932 domain-containing protein yields the protein MATLEPMSDTSGVSAPYRIDVSRGGMSRRVSSEWFSRPDDEKFLSLSALHDSVRLRADRASTRIVESRSIRVEAKSDNPERLMLMAPGDERPIAPTNWSFGQMASLVGAPASYLRQLPAALAGINLQHGLMTHRDEQVKLLQTDGGRTELRAATGPDYGRIWDHELVQAIMAFAGDGVGDTRWKVPGTIQWSSMTYNPFVDITRETTTLYASDRDVFVFLVDDTHPIEAGKLPNGEPDLYFRGFYAWNSEVGSKTLGIATFYLRGVCANRCLWGLENFEEVNIRHSKFAAARFAHQAAPALEHFADSSPQHFITGIKAARERIVARKDEDRETFLRRRGFSKAETAKVIQTVLAEEGHPPESLYDFVQGITAVARSRPHQDSRLELEGKAKKLLEQAL
- a CDS encoding strawberry notch-like NTP hydrolase domain-containing protein, producing MNIPQLALLPATDTASRLYGAAQSLVLRWRGGGTVTRQYLKRLMIEAFGSDDADGVWSMRDAYDALEAAQVLMLAQPDCPLVDHASPAEIFTRLTAFERALPTQTYRSEHQVKFQQFSTPLRLAWLAALAGQARPDDIGLEPSAGTGMLAVHMLRVGAEVMLNEFDGRRADLLGRILDQKVTRHDGEHIGDLISASPRPTLILINPPFSRSAGRGVDQHAGARHLRAALARLAPGGRCVAIMPPNFAAGGAAVLGYATVTEMVPPRAEITICGHPYAKHGTSIGVNLLVFDKGWAGEPQRYEADTIDDVLPLVQAIPPRLGSGNPLPPPTAVTIARPAPSSRPSHAFRPSPAALIGKTPSRRLVPPSRILAESDLPEPLVYQLLDAPLAPGEPVGIYSPWRLARIAIPEVASHPDDLVESIAMASIPPPAPMHRPLLQRRAIRALSDAQLETVILAGEAFSRDLPGRFLPNSAGDRLEERADGHIYRTGFFIGDGTGVGKGREVAACIFDRWNRGYRKAIWVSRSTALLEDARRDHSALGGLPIDIQPIDGFPPGSPITMTSGILFLTYAALRSARHDKQSRLQQIIAWAGEDFEGILVFDEAHEMGNAAGTDSEFGSARGSEQGLAGVRLQNALPRACVLYASATGATKPENLSYASRLGLWGPGTAFADRDLFLSSMEEGGVAALEIVARDLKAMGLYTARALSFAGVEYEPLVHQLTSEQIAIYDAFADAWAIVHRHLESVLKATNIVDRISGATLNSRAKGSALSRFESSKQRFWLALLVAMKMPTLLPEIEKEIAKGQVAVIQLVTTAEAILERRLAELPAEERANLSLDVSPLEILVEYLRHAFPVRQMAVFRTSDGADKSEPMVDALGEPVLSQEALAAREELIEQLCAMPAVPAALDTLIAHFGTDRVAEVTGRSRRLVVRPDGGQAIERRSARANLAETSLFMDGTKPILVFSSAGGTGRSYHADRSCKTANKRRIHFLLEPGWRADVAIQGLGRSHRTNQTFPPVFRPVVTDCKGERRAISTIARRLDSLGALTRGQRQTGGQGMFDPSDNLESDLAREALSQWYRLLHGGKLTSVRLAAFQEMTGLKLVDDEGILLERLPPIQRWLNRLLALRIAVQDAIFEEYMGLIQARADAAREAGTLDVGVETIRAERIVILTDQCLRTDPRTGAETRLLHLELHLKPRVTRWTRLMRIWGNREGVAFLRNARSGRVALAVPSWSITDEEGRVVAMLSLERPTGSSRISEADLTASHWASIEPDKFETLWEAECQEALTQVEIEIVHVATGLLLPVWHKLPSDDVRVWRIDDGAKVTILGRIIHPRTLGKLQEAFGLDGSALALTPDELLRGAEAVEGVAIPGLEGARLVTALVNGSHRLEIRDYPPERRNWLKSCGAFSEVLAFKTRLFLPPNQVVEILRAIASVQ